A genomic window from Chelonoidis abingdonii isolate Lonesome George chromosome 26, CheloAbing_2.0, whole genome shotgun sequence includes:
- the NR4A1 gene encoding nuclear receptor subfamily 4immunitygroup A member 1: MPCIQMQHGTLPQSGGPCERYAADFLTPELSKFTMDLVNTEIAATTSLPSFNTFMDNYSGEFDTFLYQIPASSQPTSFKFEDVQVYGCYPGSFSSQLDETMSSSGSDYYGSPCSIPSPSTPGFQTPQVPAWESSFGPYSPTQNYEGMRPWAEQPKSNSSQPAFFFGPSAPSPGVPQSPLKVPPAAVHRLDTEVFALSQSSPVGFSGLSLGQASPHLESPALMDGSLSPAKTRSPGANEGRCAVCGDNASCQHYGVRTCEGCKGFFKRTVQKNAKYICLANKDCPVDKRRRNRCQFCRFQKCLAVGMVKEVVRTDSLKGRRGRLPSKPKQAQDASPVSLITSLIRAHVDSVPSATKLDYSKFQESLSYQFEKEDCVDVQQFYDLLTGSMDVIRKWAEKIQGFQELPKEDQDLLLESAFLELFILRLAYRSKPEEGKLIFCNGVVLHRMQCVRGFGEWIDSILEFSQSLHRMSIDVPSFSCLTALVIITDRHGLKDPKKVEDLQNQIISCLKDHVTSTTSEQIRPNCLSKLLGKLPELRTLCTQGLQRIFYLKLEDLVPPPPIVDKIFMDTLPF, translated from the exons ATGCCCTGTATCCAAATGCAGCATGGGACCTTGCCTCAGAGCGGAGGGCCCTGTGAGCGCTACGCGGCAGACTTCCTGACTCCCGAGCTCAGCAAGTTCACGATGGACCTAGTCAACACTGAGATCGCAGCCACCACCTCCCTGCCCAGCTTCAATACCTTCATGGACAACTACAGCGGGGAGTTTGACACGTTCTTGTACCAGATCCCAGCCTCCAGCCAACCCACCTCCTTCAAATTTGAGGACGTCCAGGTGTACGGCTGCTACCCCGGCTCCTTCAGCAGCCAACTGGACGAGACCATGTCTTCGAGCGGCTCAGACTATTATGgcagcccctgctccatcccGTCCCCGTCCACCCCAGGCTTCCAGACCCCGCAGGTCCCAGCGTGGGAGAGCTCCTTTGGGCCCTACTCGCCCACTCAGAACTACGAGGGCATGAGGCCCTGGGCAGAGCAGCCGAAAAGCAACTCTTCCCAGCCAGCCTTCTTCTTCGGCCCCTCGGCTCCCAGCCCCGGGgtcccccagagccccctcaaGGTGCCGCCGGCCGCCGTACACCGGTTGGACACTGAGGTCTTCGCGCTCTCCCAGAGCTCCCCGGTGGGCTTTTCTGGCCTGTCCCTGGGCCAGGCCTCTCCGCACTTGGAGAGCCCCGCCTTGATGGACGGCTCCCTATCGCCAGCCAAGACGCGCAGCCCTGGTGCCAACGAGGGGCGCTGCGCCGTGTGCGGAGACAACGCCTCCTGTCAGCACTACGGCGTCCGCACCTGTGAGGGCTGCAAGGGCTTTTTCAAG cgCACGGTACAGAAGAATGCCAAGTACATCTGCCTGGCCAACAAAGACTGCCCTGTGGACAAGAGGCGGCGGAACCGGTGCCAGTTCTGCCGTTTCCAGAAGTGCCTCGCCGTGGGCATGGTCAAAGAAG TGGTCCGAACGGACAGCTTGAAGGGGCGCCGAGGTCGGCTCCCGTCCAAACCCAAGCAGGCCCAGGACGCCTCCCCTGTCAGCCTCATCACATCGCTCATCAGGGCGCACGTCGATTCCGTACCCAGTGCCACCAAGCTGGACTATTCCAAG TTCCAGGAGTCTCTCTCCTACCAGTTCGAGAAGGAGGACTGCGTGGATGTGCAGCAGTTCTACGACCTGCTCACCGGCTCCATGGATGTGATCCGCAAGTGGGCGGAGAAGATCCAAGGGTTCCAGGAGCTCCCCAAGGAGGATCAGGACCTGCTTCTGGAATCTGCATTCCTGGAGCTCTTTATTCTGCGGCTGGCCTACAG GTCGAAGCCGGAGGAAGGCAAGCTGATCTTTTGCAACGGGGTGGTGCTTCACCGGATGCAGTGTGTGCGGGGCTTCGGGGAGTGGATTGACTCCATCCTCGAgttctcccagagcctgcaccgcaTGAGCATCGACGTCCCCTCCTTCTCCTGCCTCACAGCTCTTGTCATCATCACAG ACCGCCACGGGCTGAAGGACCCCAAGAAAGTGGAGGATCTCCAGAACCAAATCATCAGCTGCCTTAAGGACCATGTGACGTCCACCACGAGTGAGCAGATCCGCCCCAACTGCCTGTCCAAGCTGCTGGGCAAGCTGCCGGAGCTGCGTACCCTCTGCACGCAGGGCCTGCAGCGCATCTTCTACCTGAAGCTGGAGGACCTGGTGCCACCACCTCCCATCGTGGACAAAATCTTCATGGACACATTGCCCTTCTGA